The following are encoded together in the Juglans microcarpa x Juglans regia isolate MS1-56 chromosome 2D, Jm3101_v1.0, whole genome shotgun sequence genome:
- the LOC121250007 gene encoding cytochrome P450 94A2-like has protein sequence MESLQFMAFVSLTVLVPLLSFFFLTRRSKSQKQSPPSPSTITTQLPKSYPLIGSFFAVYANQKRRMQWVTDILKSSPSATIVLRRSFNSYQVITANPAVVQHILKTEFHNYGKGGNFQRVLKDLLGFGIFNVDGESWKFQRQVSSHEFNTKSLRKFVETVVDTELSDRLIPILSLAAAKTGTVLDFQDILQRFAFDNICKIAFGFDPAYLLPSLPKAKFAEAFEEGVKISSERFISLIPLVWKIKKLLNIGSEKRLRIAVSEVREFATKIIREKKHELGEKASLDSVDLLSRFLSSGHSDENFVTDIVISFILAGRDTTSSALTWYFWLLSKNPLVEAEVLKEIREKSESPIYDEVKDMVYTHASLCESMRLYPPVAADTKEAAIDDILPDGTVVKKGMRVTYHQYAMGRMETLWGSDWAEFKPERWLEKSEEEEKHWRFVGRDAYTYTVFQAGPRICLGKEMAFLQMKRLVAGILRRFKVVPLMEEGFEPEFIPYLTSKMKGGLPVKIVERDDAKE, from the coding sequence ATGGAGTCGCTCCAATTCATGGCCTTTGTTTCTCTGACTGTTCTTGTTCCCTTGCTTTCATTCTTCTTCCTCACGAGAAGATCAAAATCCCAAAAACAATCTCCACCTTCCCCCAGTACCATTACTACCCAGCTCCCAAAATCCTACCCCTTAATCGGTTCTTTCTTTGCAGTGTACGCCAACCAAAAACGACGTATGCAATGGGTGACTGACATTCTGAAAAGCTCACCCTCCGCCACCATCGTTCTCCGCCGATCCTTCAACAGCTACCAGGTCATCACGGCCAACCCTGCCGTCGTCCAGCATATCCTCAAGACCGAATTTCATAACTACGGCAAGGGAGGCAATTTCCAGCGTGTCCTCAAAGACTTGCTCGGCTTCGGCATCTTCAACGTGGACGGCGAGTCCTGGAAGTTTCAGAGACAAGTCTCCAGCCATGAGTTCAACACCAAGTCTCTACGTAAGTTCGTCGAGACCGTAGTCGACACCGAACTCTCTGACCGCCTCATCCCCATCCTATCCTTGGCTGCCGCCAAAACCGGAACTGTCCTAGACTTCCAGGATATTCTTCAGCGGTTCGCCTTCGACAATATATGCAAAATCGCTTTTGGGTTCGACCCTGCCTACTTGTTGCCCTCTCTTCCAAAAGCCAAGTTCGCAGAAGCTTTTGAGGAAGGCGTCAAGATCAGCAGCGAGAGGTTCATTTCGTTAATCCCCCTCGTCTGGAAAATCAAGAAGCTGTTAAATATTGGGTCCGAGAAACGTCTGAGAATCGCAGTATCAGAAGTCCGAGAATTTGCCACAAAGATTATAAGAGAAAAGAAGCACGAGCTCGGCGAGAAGGCCTCGCTCGATTCCGTCGACCTCTTGTCAAGATTCTTGAGCTCCGGCCATTCGGACGAGAATTTCGTGACTGACATAGTGATAAGCTTCATACTTGCCGGGCGTGACACTACCTCGTCGGCTTTGACATGGTATTTCTGGCTACTTTCCAAGAACCCACTTGTTGAGGCTGAGGTTCTGAAGGAAATCAGAGAAAAATCCGAATCTCCTATTTATGATGAAGTCAAAGACATGGTGTACACCCACGCTTCTTTGTGCGAAAGCATGCGGCTATACCCGCCCGTCGCTGCAGACACGAAGGAGGCCGCCATCGACGACATTTTGCCGGACGGGACGGTGGTGAAGAAGGGAATGAGAGTGACGTACCATCAATACGCCATGGGAAGGATGGAGACGCTGTGGGGTTCGGACTGGGCAGAGTTTAAGCCGGAGCGATGGCTGGAGAAGAgcgaggaggaggagaagcatTGGAGGTTCGTAGGGAGGGACGCATACACATACACAGTGTTCCAGGCGGGACCGAGGATTTGTTTAGGGAAGGAGATGGCATTCCTGCAGATGAAGAGGTTGGTTGCGGGGATTCTAAGGAGGTTCAAGGTGGTGCCGTTAATGGAAGAAGGATTTGAGCCGGAGTTTATACCGTACTTGACTTCCAAAATGAAAGGTGGGCTTCCGGTGAAGATTGTTGAGAGGGATGATGCGAAAGAGTGA